A window of Mus musculus strain C57BL/6J chromosome 3, GRCm38.p6 C57BL/6J genomic DNA:
TTTACTCAGGGCTCACAAAATACCCAGAACTGTTGCATCAGGCAGACTATACAGTGTCAGGCATCAGGCCTCCAAGAACCTCCACAGCATGGCATGGCTCCTCGGTTCTAcatcagtgttttcttttcttcctgtgtcACTCCACAGTTTCAAGTTTCCCAGGGCAGGTATGGAAATTGCCCCCTTGGCTCTGATCCTGCCTGGTGGTGCCTGGTCAGGCTTGGCACTGTAGCCTTGAGGCATGGTTGTTGCCCAGATTCTCGCTCGCACTACAGAATGGAGGAGTGGAAAGAATACTCAAGAGACCCTTGCATCTCCATTTTAGGACAATCCCAGAACAATCCTGGGGAAGCTGTCACAGAGCCAGAAAGGATCCAGGAGCATTCTCCATCTAGCTTTGCTGGAGGCCAGCACTTCTTTGAATaccttcttgttgtttctttaaagaaaaagcgTTTAGGGGATGACTATGAGCCCACGATCACTTACCAGTTTCCCAAGGTAAGGATGGAGGGAGAAGTGGGGCCTGAGGATGGAGGTGGGAGGACGAAGGTGTGTTTAAAAGGTAATAGAGGAGTTCTATGTCTTACCACGCTGCCTGGGCTCTAGCCCTGAGCTCACTGCTCTAGTTTCCTTTGTAGCCCAGCCCTAGTTTTCTGTAATCACCCAGAGAATCTAGGTCTGACTGCTTTGTGAAGGACTGACTGAAACTCTGGAGCAGGGAAACAATGCTCTTGCCCCTGTGGGAAACCTTCAGTTCTTCCAAATTCCACCTCAGTCACCTTTTCCTACAGGAAAACTCAGCTTCTGCTGGAACTACTAAGAAGGGATGGCCTTCCTGGTTGTGTGGTAGAGAATCAAGCAGGCCCCCGACTCAAGCACAGCCTAAGATCAGTCTCCCAAAGTATTAGATCTCTTCTTGCCTGATCATGCACTGGGTGAGGCGTAATGTCCCCTTCTTACCAGCCTCTCTTGTTAGAAGGTTTAGCAACTGGAAGGGTTGCTTCTTTTCTATGATGTGGTTTCTCTCTGATGCCACCCTCTCAGGAGGTTGGTCCAGCTGACCTTTCTAATCTTCTTTTTGAATATGTAAATCCTCAGGATACTGAATTCCAACCCAAGGTTACATTGATGTGGCCCAGAACAAATTGCTTTCTCTTTGAGGTTCTTCCAGCTAGACTTAGAGTTCAGACTGTATGGTACCAACCAAAGGCACCTTTGTACCCCATGTTGGTCAGAAAGAAGGCTGACAGGCTTCTGACCTCTGCTTCTTTGCCTAAATTCCACTGTCTTTTCCTGACAGAGGGAGAACCTGCTCCGAGgtcagcaggaggaggaggaccgGTTGCTCAGTGCCATCCCTTTGTTCTGCTTCCCTGATGGAAATGAGTGGGCACCACTCACAGAGTATCCCAGGTAACCACTCAGCCTGCAGGAAAGGGTATCAGATTTGGATAGAAGGGCAAATGCGTGGCTCTTGTCCCCTCACCTGGTATGAATGCTGAGTTTTTGCCAGGGAAATATTttgcttgggatcctttagacaaATGATTGAAGCTGTGACTTGACTTTCTCTCTGAAGACTTTAAAGAGTCTCTTACCTCTTCCTAGAAGAAgaaattgccttttaaaaatgtttttatttatttatctttttctacTCTGGACTGGAGAGAAAGACTTTGGCCTCTACAATAAGGAAATGGTTCTTGCTTGCATCATGAACACTGGAAGCAGACCAGGACTTCAATTTTTAGATAAGAAGTAACCTCAGAGCCTTACTTACCTGGTCCTTAAAGTGGTGATAATAATTGAACCTTCTTCAGAAATGTTTAGTTGAGTCTCGAATGAGGCGATGCATTAGAGCTTGACACCATCAAGTGCTTAGTAAGTGACTGCTGTGATTATCCCCATGATTAATCAGCAGCTCCCCTttgtcttcctctcccctcctctgaaGCTGACTTCACTCTTGTTTTAGGATCCAGTGAGCAAATGAACACCATTGGTCTGCTCTCTCTTAGGGAGACCTTCTCATTTGTCCTGACCAATGTGGATGGGAGCAGGAAGATCGGATACTGCAGGCGCCTCCTGGTTGGTGCAATTCAGAACCGCCCCTTCCTCTCCAAGGCTGGGCTTGCCAAAGACACGGCTACAAAAGCTTAGGCTTGGTGGGAATGGTGCATGTAGGGAGAATACACATCAGCATGTGCCGCCATGTTAGTGTCCCTTcaggaatcccacaagaacaaGGACGTGCTGCCCCTCTCCTCTGCTACCACAAGGCTCTGGCCTGTGTCCTCCCAGCTTAACAATTCTACACACAGGAAGAGGTTCCAGTTGGACCCTCTTACTGTAGTCTTCTGCACCCAGGCCTGCTTGTCTTGTTCCATGGAGCCTCCCAGACACTCTGAGATTTGAATGATAAGGTTTAATTCTTGGCTTTCAGGACAAGGACTCTCTAGACACCTTTATAGCCCTTTCCTCTTTAGACATTTCCTCATGGCTAAGACAAACTTGGTTTTGTTCTCACTGAACTTAAGCTCATGTTGGCCATGAGTCAGTGTTTACCGTTGGGTTACTAGCCCCAGAAGGCTGCCACTATCACCTttttcctgcttctcctcccccctcttctctctcttcctcctcatctcagCACATACCCATTGTATAAACAAATAGGCTTCATAGTTGGGTTTTTTTATGTGTGatcatgtattttatgtgtgaccATGCCCACCACACcagttccttttctcttcccaaacattcatctctctaatttcatgtttttaatccttttcctttattattttaaaagtgtatgagtgtttgactgcatgtatgcaagtgcactgtgtgcatgcctgttgcCCATGGAGGACAGAATAGGGAgctagattctctggaactgagtTAGTTACAAATGGTGGCAAGCTGCAGTGTAGGTGCTGAGACCCaagcctgggtcttctgcaaatgCAGCAAATggtcttaaccattgagtcatctctctaaccctcctgtaccccccccctttttttttagacagggtttctctgtatagccctggctgtcctggaactcactttgtagaccaggctggcctcgaattcagaaatccgcctgcctctgcctcccgagtgctggaattaaaggcgtgtgccaccttattttatttttaattatgtctgtgtgtgtgtgtgtgtgtgtgtgtgtgtgtgtgtgtgtggtatatgtgtaaatgtgtgtgcatacctTATGAGGTCAAAGGAGGGACATCCCCTTCGCTGGAATAAAAGACTTCAGTGAGCcatccatgtgggtgctgggagctgaatttGGATCCTATGGGAGAGCAATATGTGCCCATCACCACTGGGGCACATCTCCAGCCTCTCATGTCTTTTGTTTATGTCTTCTTTTCTAAAATCCAAATCCTGCATATGAGATAGAAAATACATTCTGTGCCTAGTTTCTTTTGCCAACTGTATCCATTTGTCATAATTTCATTCCTCTTAttagctgaataatactccattttgTTTATATTACACACCATCCTTTTCTTTTCAATTGTTAAAAGACATTTGGACTGGTTGCACAATATGGCAGTTGTAAACTAACCATCATCTTTTGACTTTGGTGGCTGTTTTAATCCTTCTGCTGTTCGTTTCATGAACTAATCCCATTTGTAGCACTCTACCTTTTGTCCCATTAGTCTCAAGTGGGAGAAACCCTTGTGGAGGGTGCAGCCCTAAAGGAAATTCTTGTCCCTCCCCAGCCTGCCGGTCCTGGTCCTCAACTTCCCAAAGTGTACTGCATCATCAGCTGCATCGGCTGCTTCGGCTTGTTCTCCAAGGTAGGGCTAGGACAAAATTCCTTGGAGCCTGTTAGGCAGGCCTGTTCAGCTCTCTTGCTTGCCTGGCAGCTTGCCTTGCAACTTGAGCTCTTGGTAGAGTGCCTTCCCGATAGCCCAGCCAGCATCAAGTATATTGGGTAAAATGGAGACAGGAGGGACCTGGGCTCAACCCTATTTCAAGGAAATCTAGAAGGCTGTTTCTCCTGAAGAAAGAGCTATTGTCCATCCTTCCTCTTATCTTCCTGATTGCTATGAGGCTCAGATGAGGTATAACATGTGGAAATTTTTCACACAAGAGAATGAAACCCACAAGTCTGAAGGCAAATAATAGACAGTACCCTAACTCGGATGAGGTTAGAGGAGAAACTGATGATTAGTATTGCTGGGGCTATGATCAAGGTAGTCTCCCAAAATGAACTTGACCTATCTTGGTGACCAGAAGAATGCTGGGTGTGGAGAGGAACTCCAGTGGCTTCGGCTTGGGTGGATCTTACTTCTGTGAATTACACTGAGGGCTGATGGTAGCCTCACCCTGATGACAGTCCAGAGGAAATGGGACAGTGATACCCAAAAAGTTAGGCCAACATGGGAAATGACTTGCTAGGCTTAGTAGTTTCATGTCGGTGTTAGGAGAGAAAGgaatatgagagaaaaatcaaaagaagtcTTTGAAAAGTAGGTTTTGTCCAGGAGATGAAAGCCAGTTATAGAGGGGCCTAGAAAATACTAGAGAACTGACAGGACTAGCGTGAGAGTCCTGAGTACTCAGTAGAATCCCTCTAAGCCTTCCTTCCTGTGGTCCTTCCCCTGCAGATACTAGATGAAGTagagaagaggcatcagatctccatGGCTGTCATCTACCCATTCATGCAAGGTCTCCGAGAGGCAGCCTTTCCTGCACCTGGAAAGACAGTCACCCTTAAGAGCTTCATTCCTGACTCAGGCACAGAGGTGGGTTAATAAATGTGCAGTCCTCTTCCTGGCTGGTTCCTCTCGCCTTGACTCATCAGGTTCAAGTATAGGGAAGCTGAGCCAGGCATTAGAATTATTggcagagctaaaaaaaaaaatcacctaaatGTACTGTACCTGATGCCCACCAGCAACTACTTACTTTGCAGTCTGCTAAATTTTTGTCTGTGCTCATGTATGGTGCTAAGTTTGTTCCTAGTCTCCAAATGTCCAGTTGCTCCTACACTGTAACTAACTTAACTATTCTCTGTGAGTGTCCTGTATCGCTCTCCCGTAGTTTCCGTTTTACTTCTTATCATTTATCCCTACCCCTAAGTTCACACCCATGTCATGAAGTACTGTTGGTCTAAGTCACTAAAGAGCTCAAGGCAGCAAGTAGAATTCCATTCCGAATCTCTGAGACTGGAAATTCCACATGCACCTTTGAATCTGGTCATCCCCACAGAAGAATCAGGGAGTCACTAGGAATTGTCAGCTGCTGGAAAAATACTGAAGGAAAAATGAGTACTTATGTACTCTGTGTCAAGTTATGCATTTTCTGGGTAAAGAGTGGTAAGCAAATGGCTTCTAACCTCATGTAGCTAAAGGTCTCATAAAGAAGGCGCACCAGGAAGTGTGGAAATGAGTAAACACACTGGTGAACACACAGTTAAAGATTAGATAgccacaaagaaaggaaaagcagtGAGTGTACAACGAGAAAAAGATGAAGTCTGAAGATGACCAAGGTGGGCCTCTGGATCTGAGGGAtaataatgaagaaaggaaagcaatGCATGAGAGGCCTGACCCAGGCCAGGCTCTAGGCAGAAGAGCTCTGCTTTAGAGCCTGCACACAGTGAAGCCTGTGGATAGGCAGGTTCCCCAGGCTGGACCTCATGAGCCACAGGAAAGACTCTACCCAGCTGTCCTCAGAGCAGAAGGAAGCCACTGATGAGTGAGCTAAGACCCTATCGGTCCTGTAGAAAGAATGCGATAGGCCTGGCCTGGGTCTGTGATTTCTTTTATTACCTGGACCTTTTCTCTCTGGTTTTCCTATAGTTCATCTCACTGACACGGCCCCTAGACTCCCACCTTGAACACGTGGACTTCAGTGTTCTGCTACACTGTCTCCATTTGGAGCAGATTATTCAGATCtttgcctctgcagtgctggaaaGAAAAATCATCTTTTTGGCAGAGGGTCTCAGGTAAGCTCAGCCACTGACTGGCCACACTAAGCTGCATCCCTGGGATCAAGGGAATATACTGGGACTTCGTGAAGGCAGTCAGAATCTAGGGCCCATGTGTGTGCTTTCCAGTTTCCCGTTCCTGGATTGCATTTTAGGCCTAGAGAAATAGGTAGTTGAACTTGTCCAGCCATCTCCAGAGTTGAACTTGATTGCGGCCTGACTATCTAAGAAGGACATGGCATGTTCCTGGTATAACACAGGCTCAGCCAGCCACAGTAAATGCAGACATGATTCTGTCCTTTCAAGATTAGGCTGAGTGAGGAAAGAGGGTGTAGGAGAAGACAGGAAGTTGTATAATGGCACAGAGGATATGCTAATCTATCCATTTGTAAACTCACTCAGCAAGTATTTATTGCATGTCAGCTGTTTGCCAGATGCCAAGCATTGAGGAGATAGCAAGAAGACTGTGTTTACCCATAAGTAGATTAAGGTTTATGTATTAGTTTTCAGCTTATGTACTGAAACCAGCAGAATGACTTTCAAATCTTGTTCTTCCACCTTTAGCTATGGTTCTCCTTAGATCAGCTTCTTAACTTTTCGAAGCCAagatcacattttatttatttatttatttatttatttatttatttatagaatgGAAATGATGTGGACGGTGCCTTATAGGGTTGTGATGGGGACTAAAGGTGATAACGCACAGTGGTAGACATCCTGGACTCCAACAGGTGCAGATTGGCGAGGACGAGCTACCAATCTCCACCAGTTCTCAGTTGAGCATATACCCGTGTGTAAGAGAAGCAGGAAGTTATAATGTGCCGGTTGCTGCTTTTGAGAAGATCTGAGTCCgagaaaggatgtggagagacAAGTagcaggcagagaagagaaattgATAAAACCAGTAAAAGATTGactatgaagccctggctggcttggaactcacagatatctgcttgCCAATGAGCAGATctacctactgagtgctgggaggTTTGAGCAACGTCAGCAAGAAGCTATAATTTTGAGCTAAGCCCTGGTACTCAGAAACAGAAACGGAAGTTgacaaacaacaaaggatcaaGGGAATGACATGAGTTCCCAAAGAAAGGAAGCTTGGCCAGGGTTCAGGGGTCTGTGTGTTAAAGAATAATGCCATCATCAATAACCAAGAAGGAAACTATCATAGGCTAAATCTTGTAGGAAGGGGTATCATTTTTGTTTTGGAGGTGGTTCTTCTACTCTGGGCCCTGTGTGAAGGAAGTTTTTGTGGTAACTGGGACTCAGCTTTCAACTAGGTACTTCTGGTCAGTATTTAGGAAGTTTCAGGAACAAACTTTCTCCAGGAAATATTACAACTTCCTACTTTCTTCCCGCACAGTTTTCAGAtcctggaggctggagctgggAAGGGGACTTCTGACCAGCCCAGTTTGTTAGGGAAGCACTCAGAGACTTTCTAACTCAGGAAGTGCTAGCTTGATACCAAGGTTTCCGCATCTGTGTTTTTATTGGCCTTGGGTGTGGGGTAATTTGGCTGGAGAAAAGCTTGAGAGCTAGTGGAGCATAGGAAAGCTGGAGACTGAGGCTGGCCACAGTTCGGGTAAGGAAGGCAACTGAGTTGTAACTGGGATAGTAATGACAAGAGGAATCCATGTAGCAAAGTCTTGAGGTGTCACCTCTATGGGACTTTCCAGAATCTCTGAATCTCGGTTCCTGGAACCGAGGAATTTCCCAAGCTAACTCAAGGACTAACCTGGCCACATTCAAATGGCTTCAGAGAGGCATGGTAGGACATGGCTGTGCATGGAGACCCTGCCTCTTCACCAGAGCCTGGTGTTAAGTGGCTTGTCTCTTCACTGCATTGTGAGTTCTTCAAAGAAGGGCCAGTGTTATTCTTCTAGTTTGCCCAGTCCTTTGCAGAGCAGAGGCTCAATCATATCCCAGTTTAAATGCAggcctgtcttcctccctcccctcttctgagCCACCTTTATTTTTAGCCAGTAATGACTTGAGAGAACTAGCTGGGAATAGAGATTAAAGGGGACCCCACCCTGGTTAGTGGAGGCTTGCCTATCCTGATTTCCACCCTTCTCTTAGCAACAAGTAGCTGCAAGCTCTGTGATCAGCGTGGCTTCCAGACTTGAATTTTTTCCAGTACAGGAGCATTGCCAATAGCTACTGTAGGTGTGGGGCTCTGAGCCAGTGGATAGGAACAGAAGCCTTGCTGACCATCTCTGTTCTGTGTTCCAGTACCCTGTCTCAGTGTATCCATGCTGCTGCAGCTCTGCTTTACCCATTTAgttgggcacacacatacatccctGTGGTCCCTGAGAGCCTTCTGGCCACTGTCTGCTGCCCTACCCCCTTCATGGTTGGGGTACAGATGCGCTTCCTGCAGGAGGTTATGGACAGTCCCATGGAAGAGGTAAGCTGCCTCAAAGAGAGTACATGATTTAGAGGTTGATGGGCTTGGATTTATATTCCAGCTCTGCTGTCAGTAACTGTGTGATTTGGGGCTCAATACATTTCTTTAAACCTGAATTTCCTTTATCAGGAAAATGGAGATAAGTGTCTTCAGTTGCTAGAGATAAGGGAAAAAGACATGGCTAAGCTGCTAGCTTGGCACCTGACATACATCCATGTTCAGTCAGAGTTGACACTCTTCTCTTGAATGAATGCTCTTTGGGTTTAGAAAGCAAGTtgttgggggaaggggaaaagaagaagaagaagaagaagaagaagaagaagaagaaggaggaggaggaggaggaggaggaggaggaggaggaggaggaggaggaggagaagaagaagaagaagaagaaagcaagcaagttGTTGCTTATTCTGAGCTCATGAGATGGTCTTATGAGCCAATTATTTCTATTGAACAGTCACTTGGGTGAGCTTTCAGTTAAATGAATGACCACAGCTGGCTTGTACAATGCACACACCACTAGTATTCAAATTCCTTGGAAACAAGCCCTTTTGTAAATTGCTAAGTCTTGAAAATGAAGATATTTGCAACAAGTACCATCTTTCTGAGTAGCTCATAGCTCagttaaattcattgtttcttgtttcttggcAATCACCCTGACATAGAAGAGGGTTCAGTTGTGTAAATGGGCAGTAATCACATACATCTACCCCCAAAGTTGGAACAACTGGAAACATATATTTATTCTGATCTAAGGATAGGATATCACTATAGCTGAACACAGGACAGATCGGAAAGCTCAGCCCTGGTTAACCATTGACTCACAGTGCAGAAACAAGTTACTTGGTGAGGTATCTTGATGCAAGCACCAAAGGAGTGGGAGGAGTAGTCCCAGAAGGAGGATTTCCCCTTTTACAAAAGAGGTTGGTAAGTTCTAGCAAACCTACTGCTTAGAGAAGGCCACAGTGGAACTCAGAGAAAGGCCCTTCTTTAGCTGTTGCTACTGGCCAGGAAAGAAGGATGTTTCCTTTAGTTTTTCCAGCTCTCGGGCTGAGTACACATGCCCTGTGAACAACCCTTAGCCTCGTGATTAACTGGAGCAGGGTATCAGCCCCACTTTAGCAATAAAAGGTAAAATGTCTCAACCCCAGAAGTTATGTAACTTCTCTCCTCCAGAGCTGGGGCTCCTCCCCTGATAGCcaggcaggaagacagacaggGCCAGTAAGGCTCTGGCTCTTGCTAGTTAagagctttttcttttcctttgcagctGCTCTGAGAAATGGGCAAGACTGATAAAGGAAGAAGtccatatggtgtgt
This region includes:
- the Dennd2d gene encoding DENN domain-containing protein 2D isoform 1 (isoform 1 is encoded by transcript variant 1), yielding MPPKLRMMEGQGVGRTLRLLRNRLPRLRAGQSQNNPGEAVTEPERIQEHSPSSFAGGQHFFEYLLVVSLKKKRLGDDYEPTITYQFPKRENLLRGQQEEEDRLLSAIPLFCFPDGNEWAPLTEYPRETFSFVLTNVDGSRKIGYCRRLLPAGPGPQLPKVYCIISCIGCFGLFSKILDEVEKRHQISMAVIYPFMQGLREAAFPAPGKTVTLKSFIPDSGTEFISLTRPLDSHLEHVDFSVLLHCLHLEQIIQIFASAVLERKIIFLAEGLSTLSQCIHAAAALLYPFSWAHTYIPVVPESLLATVCCPTPFMVGVQMRFLQEVMDSPMEEVLLVNLCEGTFLLSVGDEKDILPPKLQDDILDSLGQGINELKTSEQINEHVSGPFVQFFVKTVGHYASYIKREASGQGHFQERSFCKAVTSKTKRRFVKKFVKTQLFSLFIQEAEKSRNPPAGYFQKKILEYEEQKKQKKSRERL
- the Dennd2d gene encoding DENN domain-containing protein 2D isoform 2 (isoform 2 is encoded by transcript variant 2) gives rise to the protein MDGLGRRLRASLRLKRGQRGQSQNNPGEAVTEPERIQEHSPSSFAGGQHFFEYLLVVSLKKKRLGDDYEPTITYQFPKRENLLRGQQEEEDRLLSAIPLFCFPDGNEWAPLTEYPRETFSFVLTNVDGSRKIGYCRRLLPAGPGPQLPKVYCIISCIGCFGLFSKILDEVEKRHQISMAVIYPFMQGLREAAFPAPGKTVTLKSFIPDSGTEFISLTRPLDSHLEHVDFSVLLHCLHLEQIIQIFASAVLERKIIFLAEGLSTLSQCIHAAAALLYPFSWAHTYIPVVPESLLATVCCPTPFMVGVQMRFLQEVMDSPMEEVLLVNLCEGTFLLSVGDEKDILPPKLQDDILDSLGQGINELKTSEQINEHVSGPFVQFFVKTVGHYASYIKREASGQGHFQERSFCKAVTSKTKRRFVKKFVKTQLFSLFIQEAEKSRNPPAGYFQKKILEYEEQKKQKKSRERL
- the Dennd2d gene encoding DENN domain-containing protein 2D isoform X1, producing the protein MTMSPRSLTSFPRGRTCSEVSRRRRTGCSVPSLCSASLMEMSGHHSQSIPGSSEQMNTIGLLSLRETFSFVLTNVDGSRKIGYCRRLLPAGPGPQLPKVYCIISCIGCFGLFSKILDEVEKRHQISMAVIYPFMQGLREAAFPAPGKTVTLKSFIPDSGTEFISLTRPLDSHLEHVDFSVLLHCLHLEQIIQIFASAVLERKIIFLAEGLSTLSQCIHAAAALLYPFSWAHTYIPVVPESLLATVCCPTPFMVGVQMRFLQEVMDSPMEEVLLVNLCEGTFLLSVGDEKDILPPKLQDDILDSLGQGINELKTSEQINEHVSGPFVQFFVKTVGHYASYIKREASGQGHFQERSFCKAVTSKTKRRFVKKFVKTQLFSLFIQEAEKSRNPPAGYFQKKILEYEEQKKQKKSRERL